From the genome of Oncorhynchus masou masou isolate Uvic2021 chromosome 15, UVic_Omas_1.1, whole genome shotgun sequence:
GTAAGTTGATGCAATAACGGGTGTGGGTCTGATGTAATTATTGAGGCCTAGTGAGTTTCAGACTAATGCCTTATTAGGGAAAGTAGGACTGTAACCGTATCCCTAACATAGCATAGGTCGCCTAGGGGCTTTTACCTCTGTAGCTAGAATAGTGACACCTCACCTAAAGGTTTGGAACAACAGGTTGAGGTGACATTCGGGAGAAATAAAAATCTTGACCTAGTATAGGATCCTCCAAATACTGCAAACACTTGAAGCACAGAACATTGTACGGTGTAAGAATTGACATAAAGTGAGCATCAAAAGTATTGGGACGggacacatttttgttgttgttgatgagtgagaaagttagacacaCAAATATCACACCCCcacaaaaatgctaacctcccctgttattgtaatagtgagaggttagcatcgcttgagggtatgatatttgtgcgtctaactttctcattcatcattattcattcaggactatccataatcatggtagcatccacattcatgtagaagtgtttagaaacattatattcttatttataataaatGTGACTCCATTCACATCTATTGGAAACAAACTAATCTGAaagacaaccaaaacaaacagccaaTGCGTCCAATAAAtgtgtagtcacaagcttgatgtattcattgtgtggtaggaatatgggaccaaatgcattttactactttaatatACATGATTTCATTTGtcacaatacttttggtcccctaaaattggAGGATTAAGTACAAAAAGTTATGTAATTTTTAaatggttcacccgatatggatgaaaataccctcaaattaaagatgACAGTCTGAacttcatagtcattgtatcatttcaaatccaaagtgctggagtacagagcaaaaacaacaacaacaaattgtCACTGCCCCAACACTTTTTTAGCTCACAATATGTGACAGATTTCACAAGGAAGAGATGGTTATGACAGCAGACTTTGAACACCAACTTCATCACCCAATCATAACATTCAATCAAGTAACACAATAGCTAGTGGACATTATTACCTCAATATAGGGGATGATTTTACAGGAGAACTCCCCCAACAGCCAATTCTTGGTCAGTTCATGGAAGATCACCAGGGGCAGGCAAAAAAAGATGACAACAAAATCCCATAGGGCGAGATTGGCTAGAAGAGAATTTGAAATACTTCTCATGTAGTAGTTGTGGCACACAATGCACATGATTGCTATATTCCCAATTAATCCAACAGTGAAAATGATGACCGAAATGATCATGATGGCATATGCCCCATATGATTCTGCTGTTACGGGGTAAAATGGGTTTTTTACATCTTTTCTCCTAGTTTGAGGATTGAGAGGAATCAGTGGGGTATAGTCCTGGAGGTCTGGCAAAGTGAACTGTTCATAATCAGTGGCATGAAATGGCATGTCTGTTGACTGGTTCTGGGCCATAGGTTTCGGCAGCGGTTCCCACGTGGCCAGCGGTGTGTCCAAAGACGCATCTGACAGCAAGGTTGTCTCGCTTATTAACTTCCCTTTTTTACTGCCATCCTTCGCATTTCTTCTCCGACGGTCGACACTTGCTCTTTTGTGTATGCAGATCCGATTGTGCTCGCCACGGTGGTGTCCTCCTCGCTTATGTCTCGTGGAGGGCTTTAAATTAATGTATACACCATCTCGTGTTTCCATGGCTGCATGTTTCTCCGTGTCCAACTTTTCTTCCATCAGCCTTTTTGACTCGCCTTCCTCGGGTAACCAAATGGGTTCTGTTCCATTTGACGAATTGCTTTTGCGCATTGTTATTTCATTCATACCCCTTTTCGTATTGAATGAAGTCACATTTATGTTATCCATCCATGTCCTAACCACATCCCTGGAGGATGAACTTGGAGTACGCACCCTTTTATTGTCAATTTCGTTGATAACTCTGCCATACGCCGAGTGCCATCTCTGACTATCACTATTGGTTTTGTGTAGATTCCCGATAGTGACGGCGGTTTCATAATGTCTAGGAATCATATTTGTCTTCTCCCCGTGTATTTGCGAGAACACATTCTCGCTCCAAAGTGAGAAACACAGTAATCTTAAGAGTAGTACCAGCATTGTTTATTCTAAAACAGGCAACAATAGTATATTCTATTCCAAATGTATTTATCCATGGATGATTACCACATCGGAGAGACGACAGAAATAAAGCCAAACCTTCATTCCATAGTTGTCAACACCACTTCGAATTAAATAAAGTGCACTTGGCAATTGACAGGTGCGTCTCCGAAATGCGACAAAGTAAAGTTCAACAACGGTTGTTTTCTCACCATGTGAAGTACGGTATGTTTGAATTTCGTCTGTGCCTCTGAATATATAACAGATTGTAAAAAGGTTAAATGGACACAAGATTGCATTTCCTATTCAAAAGCATTTGCTTCTATGTCCGAAAAGCGCCCTGGGCGGTTATTACTGGTACCCACAATCCGGGCGCCCAGAGTCGGAGGGGAGTGCGTATTGTTGGGAATGTGCCAAGCTCCGTCTGGAGCTGCACACGTGAGCCTCACGGAGAGAAGAGACGGGCTCCCCTGGCGGCTAAACCGGATCTGTTCAACTAAATCAGCCAGCATCACTCAACCATGTCAGACAATGTTTCTCCTTGAAATACTGAAGTAGCCTACAAAATGTTTCTTGTTTTACTGGAGGTTTATCTCTGTTGAGAACCGAGAGGGCATTTTTTGTGCAACTTTCCAACAACATGATTCACTGCAACTAGACGTTTTGGTTCAGCGTGGTGGCATGTTGTACAAGGACTACTGTACACATCAATGGATATGGCCTGGACTGCAGGACCACAACGTGTGAGGCGCTCGGTTCATGGACGCAAGCACTCATTGTCTTTTTGTGAAACACTTTTGGGGTCCATGCTTTCAGCAATTCCAAACACACCAGCATACTAgtctataggctattgattaatTTACCATTTTACCGCCACATTCAGTGGACAGGAGTTAAAGTAACTGTCCGGGTTTCCAGATTTCTAGGAAATATATCCTAgaattaattacaatatgagtgaaatagtttccttaaaaaaaaaacagtaattAATTATGTTCATCTTTTTTGTGTTGGAATAGTTTGGGGGTACCCCAATAACAGAATGGTGTGGCCATATGCAGTTGATAAAAATATTTATGCTAGTAATCCGCTGATTGGCCAGATCATCCTCCTCGGGAGTATGACATCATACTCTGTGAGAAAATAGCAAGCATTAGTTGTGGCTGCTTTGGATGATGTATTGATGTTTCTATCTTCTTGCCCTTCGTGTAGTCTATGCCCAATAATGTTTATACCATGTATCGTGTGTTGATACCATGGTgtgttccatttgcacaacagcatgtgaaatgtactgtcaatcagtgttgcttccaaagtggacagtttgatttcacagaagtgtgattgacttggagttacattgtgttgtttaagtgttccctttatttttttgagcagtgtatatatatatatatatatatatatatatatatactttaaaaaaaatccccctgtccccgcaggaggcattttgcattttgggaggccctcattgtaaataagaatttgttcttaacgtaAGTGGCCTAATtcaataaaagttaaataaaataaaacaaaaaaagtcTGTTTGAGATACAAATGAGGTGAGGTTTTTGATGTGTTTTTTTCCTctaatttatgctttggccacaaacaTGAGTATAGGATAAGTCAACAAAATTATGTGGGAATGAGTTAATTTGCAattagggggcactatttttatttttggaaaaataacgttcccaaagtaaaccgcctatttctcaggaccagatgctagaatatgcatataattgacagcttaggatagaaaacactccaaagtttccaaaactgtcaaaatattgcctgtgagtataacagaattgatattgcaggcgaaaccctgaggaaaatccaatcaggaagtgcctcttattttgaaaccgttgtgttcctatgcacccctattggccattgaaagggatatcaacgatatttttctacgtattcctgaaggtgtctacagcattttgacATAGTTCCAcacctttatgttgaagaatgaacgtaaacgactacattgcgtaagtggccagctgagggctctcagTGATTCTTGtgtaaaagacagaggtagtcatttttcctctcgctcctactgaaaagccaattgtcccggttgatatattatctaatagatatttgaaaaacaccttgaggatttaaaaaacgtttgccatgtttctgtcgatattatggacataatttggatttttttttgctgttgtcgtgaccgctatttccggtggatttctcgaCATAATGTGaccaacaaaaggaggtatttggggtataaaaataatctttatggaacaaaaggaacatttgctgtctaactgggagtctcgtcagtgaaaacatccgaagatcatcaaaggtaaacggttaatttgattgcttttctgattttcgtgacgctaggctatcgataaacttacgcttgtcttgctttggctgtaaagcatcatttcaaaatctgagatgacagagtgattaacaaaaggctaagctgtgtttcactatatttcacttgtgattttatgaatatgaatattttctagtaattgTTTTGGattgttgcgctatgctaattagtgtagttgatgacaattctcccggatccgggatgtgTAGTTTAGGATATTAACTTTTGAAAGTGAGATTtcacctcccgagtggcgcagtggtctaaggcactgcatcgcagtgccacTAGAGGTCCTgctttgagtccaggctctgtcgcagtcgGCCGCGACCGAGAAACCCATGGTGCAGcacgcaattggcccagcgttgtccggcttaggggagggtttggccggcagggatgttcttgttccatcacgcactagcgactcctgtggtgggccgggcgcagtgcacgctgacacggtcgccaggtgcacagtgtttcctctaacacattggtgtggctggcttccgggttaagtgggcattgtgtcaagaagctgtGCGGCTTGGCTAGGTTGTGACcgtcacctctcccgagtccgtacgggagtttcagcgatgggacaagacaagactgtaacgaccaaattggataccatgaaattggggagaaaaaaaaggttacaaaaaaatatataaaacaaataGTGAgatttcactggacagttacttttgTTATCTAAGTACCTGGGTCTATCATGTTATACCCAGACAAGTATAATACATGTAATCACCGTAGCTTTTACACACAGCTCATTGGCACCCCCTGGGGAAAATGGTAGCAACAACGAAAACTATTTAGGCTATAGCAAAATATGATGTGTCATTCaatataaaaataaacagaagaaCATAACAGAAAATAAACAATTGACTCCAATTTAGGTTTGAGCAGTCCTGGATAAATACAATTAGAGTGTGTGATAATAGCTACATAAAGTAAAGTAGCATTAAGTTTaattttacagggacagtgcacattcaTCAACATTACTGTAAAAGTGCCAGTCTAAGCCAACTGCAGACCGATTGCCTTGGAATAAGGGTTGTTAATAACCAATTGAAGCATGTTTGGTGAATTTTTATATCTCACTCGGAAGTTAACCAGGACTAATGGGCGTTAGGCAACACTCATTGGTGTTATTTGCTCTAATGACATCATTGATAATTGACTAATTAGTTATTCCTCTACGGGATCAGTGCCCCCCCCCGCGAGACGGTagagctaacgtgcgctaatgtgattagcatgacattGTGGTGAAACACCGAAGGGGTCTCCCCTGTGTCCCTTAGACAGATGGATCAGGAAATTGAGTCCCAACAGACCCAACCTGAATCTCTGGAAAAGTGACTCATGGCCCAGAAAGGCATGGAGAAAGCCGGGATACCGAACCTTGACCCTTAACCACCAGAGGGTGGCTGGGGACATAGGAAATGGTACGCTGACCGGGCAGTGGGACGAGGCTCTGGTAGTCAAAGACCTGGAAGCCCATTGGTCTCAGGAAGACCTCACCATGCTAAACCCTAGCCTTTGGTTCATGTACGGGAGTGCTAGATCACTACTGAGTTGCCAAATCTTCCCACCAAAATGGGAAAGACTCAGCTGTGACCAGTGGAACCTAAGCAATTATGTGGCCGTAAAGGACCACTGGTTCCCTAGCGCAGACGATAAAATAGCCATTAGAAAGGCTAGGAGAGAGCCAATGTCCAAAGTGATTGGGTGTACTGAGACAGGGGAAAGTGAAACTCTGGCTGACTTCAGTAGGAAGCACAGAAGAGGAACCCAAAGAGGCCTTGGGAGGCAAAATGGGTTCAGGCTTAGGGAGCCAGGGAATCATAGACATTCTTACGGGCACACTTGTATTACCTCAGTGCCCCCCAGACCCCAGCAAAGAGGGCCTGTAAGGAATGGTCCAGACACAAAGCTATAGCTAAGATATAGGGAGAACCTCGCAGTCTTAGGACATAGACTGGCCGACTTGACCCTTGCCCCGAAAGAGCTGTAGGAGCTCTGACCCAGAATGACCCCCAGGGGAACGATGGACCTCAAAGTCGCAGGGACAAAAATAATCAAAAACATGCAAATGCCTTAATGCTCTAtaaaatgcctggtacaatgataACACTTATCTCTACATTAAATGCTTCTGTTGCGCTCTGCTCACACAAAGGGATGAAGTTAGAGAGCAGGTGTTGATGTGGGTGGATTTTCCCCAAGCAAACACTGGTTCCTCACGGCATGGATGATGCATACGGTACAAAACCAAGATTACGGAAATCAGACTAAAGCTGACATCAAAAAGTCCCTGCCAACCGCATTACAGCACACATCAACATCACTCCAGGCACGAGTCTTATTCATCTTGTTAATCATTTTGATCAGTGTGCCCTTGACTTAGGAGCCATTGGGCTATACACTgagtacacaaaacattaagaacgccTGCACTTTCCAATACATAGACgggccaggtgaaagctatgattcctctATTGACgtcccttgttaaatccacttcagtcagcgTAGAAGAAacggaggagacgggttaaaggagttttaagccttaagacaattgagacatggattgtgtatgtatgccattcagacagtgaatgggcaggacaaaaaatgaaagtgcctttgaatggagtatggtagtaggtgccaggcacaccggtttgagctgctgggtttttcacgctcaacagtttcctgtgtgtatcaagaatggtccaccaacaaAAGAacttccagccaacttgacacaactgtgggaagcatttgagtcaacattggccagaaTCCCTGCGGAACGCtttcggcaccttgtagagtccatgccccaacgaagtgagactgttctgagggcaaaggtgGGGTGGGAAACTCAATATCTCAATATTAgcaaggtgtttctaatgtttgatATATTCTGTGCATATTACCTGCCGTCGGCAGTGCCCGCCTGATTAAGTCCTGTATAGCAAATCAAACTCTCACAATTACATAAATCAAAAGAATGCATCCGGTAATTAGGTTCTTGGCTGTTTCAACCAATGTTTTATCTGTTTATTACAGATGCAGTGTTTCCCCTCTATTCATTTAGCAGCGGGCATTTTATTTTGATgccattttatttttaaatggtaaaacgttttcagtgtaaacttaaaatCAGatataaagtacagtatgtacacaAGATAATGGAGCTTTTTAACAagatctttgagaactaacaacgGCCAAATAAAAACTACAGTCGGGGAGAATCTAAAATTCCCATTGATTTTattatgtttgagtcactcagaaaGCATTAGAACACAAAATAGCGATGGCataatgtgtagaactgcaggacACAAGGTTGAAAACAGTCAAATGTTCTCCCCACCCTgataaaatgtgtagaattgcagtgaACAAGCTTTGAAAGGAACTGCCCAGTGAAAATCCAACTTGCAATAGTTCATGTTCTGTTAACTCATACgtaaataatgttgttgaccctGTGCTATATTTGTATTCGTGGCCAAAGCAGAAGTTGGAGAATTTTGTTACCAAAATTCCAAGAACAACAAGCCTGGCCACTAACATCATTAGCCTAATAGTCAAACATGATCAAGTAATAGATTAGAAACCAAAACCTGCATGCACCCCACAGGGGCTCCATAGCGTTCATAACACATTTCACTGATACACCACCCGATGGAGCCCTAGAGCTACATGGACAATAGAACGTCACTACTAGTTCCCAGTGAACTATATCCATTTCAGCCACATTACCTCGGGCCATGAAGCCCATCATAAAACAATCGGTCACCCACAGATGAACTCCATTGAGAGTGATACGAATGTGCTTTTAGAACCCATCAGGTGCCAGTGAAATTCAAAGATAATTAAGAACTATCAGTAGGCATTGAACACAGAAATAGTAATTCTATGGTTTTGACATGACATCATTCCACCCTGAGGCGGCCCTGGGTTGAAAGTGCCTACTGTAATGATATCCAATTAAAAACGTAATATATATTCTTCTTGCTGCAATTAAGCAGATGCAAACCTTCAAATCTGTCCCTATAAAGGCTACAGAAGAAATAGTGTGATatgtagagcagtggttcccaaactttttacagtcctgtaccccttcaaacattcaacttccagctgtaccccctctagcaccagggtcagcacactatcaaatgtttttttttggcgTCATTGTAATcatcctgccacacacacactttacgatacatttattaaacagaagaatgagtgtgagtttgtgtcacaacccggctcgttggaattgacaaagagctcttataggaccaagGCACAAATAATAATCATTCATtgtgctctttatttagccatcttacatataaaaccttatatGTTCATATAAAATTCGGAATAACTCACCACAGCTTAATGAGAATGGTGTGCTAGAAacgatgcacataactctgcaatgttgtatTGGAGTCTCAGTCtaaaataattttccacacagtctatgcctgtatttcttttttttgtgctagtgagggccgagaatccactctcacataggtatgtggttgcaaagggaaTCTGTGTCTTAACAGCTtcccaaggcaggatactctgaacGCAGCCCTatcctgtctcctagagattaacgtactatggtgcgaaaagtgcaagtcaatcccagaacaacagcaaaggaccttgtgaagatgctggaagaaacaggtacaaaagtatctatatccacagtaaaacaagtcctgtatttatttattttttctttcacctttatttaaccaggtagactagttgagaacaagttctcatttgcaactgtgacctggccaagataaagcatagcaatttgacacatacaacaaagcagagttacacatggaataaacaaaagtcaataatacagtagaacaaaagaaaagaaaaagtctatatacagtgagtgcaaatgaggtaagataagggagttaaggcaataaataggccatggtggcgaagtaattacaatatagcaattaaacactggaatggtagattccATGATTCATGGAGTTTCCATGATtcaaattaatccatgcttttgttacgtCTAGGTTCgactactgcaatgctttacTTTCTGGCTACCTgtataaagcactaaataaacttcagttagagctaaatatggctgctagaatcctgactagaaccaaagaatgtgatcatattattccagtgctagcctctctacactggcttcctgttaaggctagggctaatttcaaggttttactgctaacctacaaagcattacatgggcttgctcctacctatctctctgatttggtcctgccgtacatacctacacgtacactacggtcacaagacgcaggcctcctaattgtccctagaatttctaagcaaacagttggcggcagggctttctcctatagagctcaatttttatggaatggtctgcctacccacgtGAGAGATGCAAACTTGGGTTgggccgtggcggagatctttgtgggctatactcggccttgtctcaggatggtaaattggtggttgaagatatccctctagtggtgtgggggctgtg
Proteins encoded in this window:
- the LOC135555155 gene encoding prosaposin receptor GPR37-like, coding for MLVLLLRLLCFSLWSENVFSQIHGEKTNMIPRHYETAVTIGNLHKTNSDSQRWHSAYGRVINEIDNKRVRTPSSSSRDVVRTWMDNINVTSFNTKRGMNEITMRKSNSSNGTEPIWLPEEGESKRLMEEKLDTEKHAAMETRDGVYINLKPSTRHKRGGHHRGEHNRICIHKRASVDRRRRNAKDGSKKGKLISETTLLSDASLDTPLATWEPLPKPMAQNQSTDMPFHATDYEQFTLPDLQDYTPLIPLNPQTRRKDVKNPFYPVTAESYGAYAIMIISVIIFTVGLIGNIAIMCIVCHNYYMRSISNSLLANLALWDFVVIFFCLPLVIFHELTKNWLLGEFSCKIIPYIEVSSLGVTTFTLCALCIDRLRAATNAQMYYEMIENCASTAAKLAVIWIGALLLALPELLIHQLVTEDGEPPDVMPCQRCVVRISTDLPDTLYVLGLTYDGARLWWYFGCYFCLPTLFTIGSSLVTARKIQQAERACVRGNKKQLQLENQMNCTVVALAILYGFCIIPENICNIVTVYMAAGVPRRTLDILHLVSQLLLFCKSAVTPVLLFCLYQPFSRAFLDCCCCCCNECGPPRSSTTATTSEENEHECTTTDLELSPFSTIHREASSSYTTVGTHC